In Desulfuromonas thiophila, the DNA window GATCTGCGCCTGCGCCGTTTCGGTTTTATCTTCCAGAGTTTTCATCTGATTGCCCAGCTCGATGTGCTGGAGAACATCGCCCTGCCGCTGTTCTATCGCCAGACAGCGCCGGATCTCGCCCGCCAGCGGGCCCACCAGCTGGCCGACCAGGTGGGGCTGGCTGACCGTCTGCACCATCGGCCGGCACAGCTCTCCGGCGGCCAGCAGCAGCGGGTTGCCATTGCCCGCGCCCTGGCCAACGATCCGGCGGTGATTCTGGCCGACGAGCCGACCGGCAATCTCGACAGCGCGACCGGTGAACAGATCATGGACCTGCTGCTGGCGCTACCGCCGCAGGGCAAGGCCCTGATCATGGTGACCCACAATGACGCTCTGGCGCGGCACTGCAGCCACCGCCTGTGGCTGAAGGACGGGCGTGTCGCCCGGCTGGAATCATGAGGCCGTGGTTCGCCGTTTCCCTGATCGCCTTTGGCCGCGATCTGCGGCTGGGGCTGGCTCAGCTGCGGCTACATGGCCTGCGCTCGCTGCTGACCATGCTGGGCATGGTGTTCGGCGTGGCCAGCGTGGTGGCCATGCTGGCGGTGGGGCAGGGCGCCGCCCACGAGGCTCTGGAGCAGATCCGCCAGTTCGGCAGCGAGGTGCTGGTGGCTGAATCGGTCAAGGAGGTGGCGCAGGAGAAGAAGCGCCAGAGCGCCTCTTTTCTCAGTGTTTATGGCCTGACCTACGCCGATGCCGACCGGTTGCGTCACAACCTGCCGCATTTGCTGCGGCTGGTGCCGGTCAAGCAACAGCGCGAACAGGCCCAGAAGGATGGCCGGCTGCTGGAGGTGCGCCTGGTTGGCACCACGCCCGACTGGTTCGATCTGGTGCCGCGGCCGCTGCTGGCCGGCCGCACCCTGCGGCCACTGGATGAACAGTACCGCAAGCCGGTGGCGGTGGTGACCGAAGAGGTGGCGCGGCAGCTGCTGCCACTGCAGGTGCCGGTCGGCCAGCGCCTGCGGATCGGCAGCAATTATTACGAGGTGGTTGGTGTGCTGCGCAGCAGTGCCGCCGGCCAGGGGGGGGCGCGGGCGCCGGATCAGCCGCGCGATGTCTATATCCCGCTGGCCAGCTTCCGCCAGAACCTGGGTGATGTCTATCTGCGGCGGGTGGCCGGCACCAGCGTGCGCGAACGGGTCGAACTGCATCAGTTGCTGCTGCAGATGGACAGTGAACAGGTGGTGGAGGCCACGGCGGCGGCGCTTGACGGCCTGTTTCAGCGGTTTCACCGCCGGCAGGACGTGGTGCTGCATGTGCCCTTGACCCTGTTGCGCCAGGCCGAACAGACCCAGCGGACCTTCAATCTGGTGCTGGGCGCCATCGCCGGTATCAGTCTGCTGGTGGGAGGAATCGGAATCATGAACATTATGTTGGCCTCGGTAACCGAGCGCACCCGTGAAATCGGCATCCGCCGCGCCATCGGTGCCCGCCGCCGCCAGATCGCGCGGCAGTTTCTTGCTGAAACCTTGGTTCTTTCCGGCTGTGGCGGTTTGCTGGGACTGTTGCTGGGGCTGCTGTTGCCCTGGCTGATCAGCCGTCTGACCGGGTTGACCACGCTGGTGACACCGGCCAGCCTGTTGCTGGCGCTGGCCATCAGCATGGCGGTGGGGCTGGTGTTCGGCCTTTACCCGGCGCTGCGGGCGGCGCGTCTTGATCCCATTGTGGCGCTGCGCCATGAATAGGCCGCCGCCGACGGCCGCTGCGGCGCGCCAGGCCTTTCTGCCGGTGTGCCGCGCCGATATGGCGGCGCGTGGCTGGGACCAGCTCGATGTTCTGCTGGTGTCGGGTGATGCCTATGTCGATCACCCGGCCTTCGGCGTGCCGCTGCTCGGCCGGCTGCTCGAAGCGCGGGGTTACCGGGTCGGCATCCTGGCCCAGCCCGACTGGCGCGATCCGGCCGCGTTTACGGTCATGGGGCGGCCGCGCCTCTGTGTTGCCCTGTCGGCCGGGGCGATGGATTCGCTGGTCAACCATTACACTGCCGCCGGCAAGAAACGGCGGGACGACGCCTACACACCGGGTGGCCGGGCCGGCGCCCGGCCCAATCGGGCGTTGATTGCCTACACGGCGGCGGCGCGGGCCGCCTTCCGCCAATTGCCGGTGCTGATTGGTGGTATCGAGGCCAGCCTGCGGCGGCTGGCCCATTACGATTACTGGAGCGACAGCGTGCGGCGCTCGCTGCTGATCGACAGCAAGGCCGATCTGCTGCTCTACGGCATGGCGGAAAACGCCCTGCTGGCGGTGGTGGAGGGCCTGGCGGCCGGCGCCACACTGACCGAGCTGCGTCAGTTGCCCGGCTGTGCCTGGGTCAGCAGCGCGCCGCTGGCGGGTGTCCAGCTGCCGTCCTACGAGCAGGTGGCCAGCGACCGGGAGGCCTATGGCCGGGCCTTCGCCCTGGCCAGTCGCAATGCCGCGGCGCTTCTGGTGCAGCCACACGGCGACCGCTTTGTGGTGGTCAATCCGCCGGCGCCGCCTCTGACGCCGGCGCAGCTCGATGCCCTCTATGCCCTGCCGTTCTGCCGGCGGCCCCATCCCGGTTATACCGAGCCGATCCCGGCCTTTGAGCAGATCCGCTGGTCCATCACCAGCCATCGCGGCTGTCAGGGCGGCTGCGCCTTCTGCGCCATCGCCTGTCATCAGGGCCGCCGGGTGCTGTCGCGCTCGTCGGCTTCCATTCTGGCCGAGGCCGATCAGCTGCGGCGCGATCCGGCGTTTCGTGGCACCCTCAGTGATGTCGGTGGCCCGACGGCCAACATGTACGGTACGACCCTGCGCGATGCCCGTCGCTGCGAGCGCTGCCAGCGTGACAGCTGCCTGCATCCGCAGCTGTGCGACAACCTGATCTGCGATGACGGCCCGGCGGTGGCGCTGTTGCGTCAATTGCGCCGCCTTGAAGGTGTGCGCCATGTTTTCATTGCTTCCGGTGTGCGTTTCGATCTGCTCGAACGGCAGAGCGGCTACCGCCAGGAGCTGTTCGAGCACCATATCGGCGGCCTGCTCAAGGTGGCGCCGGAAGCCCTCAGTGACCGGGTGCTGCAGGTCATGCGCAAGCCGCCCCTGCGCCAGTTCGAGGCCTTTGTCGCCGCCTTTCGCCAGCATCAGCGCGCCAGCGGCCGGCGCGTTGGCCTGGTGCCCTATCTGATGGCCGGCCATCCCGGCTGCACCCTCGACGATATGATCGATACGGCGCTGGTTCTCAAGCGGTTGGGCCTGCGGGTGGAGCAGGTGCAGGAATTCACCCCGACACCCGGCACCCTGGCTACCTGTATCTACCATACCGGCCGTGATCCGCTGACCGGCGCGGCGGTCTTTGTCGAGCGCTCGGCACGCCGGCGGCGGCTGCACAAGGCCGTGCTGCTTTACCATCGGCCGGAGGAACAGGCCGCTATTCGCGAGGCATTGTGCCTGTGTGGTCGGCAGGCCGATGGTGCCCGCCTGCTGGGCAGCGCCGCGCCGGCGGGCGGTTGCAGGGACGCTGCGCCTGCCGCCGCTGCCAGCGACCGCGCTGGCCGGGCGGGGACGCCGGCTGGTCGTGGTCGGCGGCGCACTCCCCGGCGTTGAGGTCAAGGTTGCCGCCGAGCGGCGCTATCGCGGTTGCCGATGGGCATTTGTGCTGTTAAAGTGCCCTTCTATGGAACCACCGGGCAGGATTGTGCCGGTTGCCCGCCGGGAGGTTCTGCTTCCCTTCCTTGTGCTTGCCGCTGGATGTGTCCATGGCCGCGATCCCTTTGTTCTGCATCGAGAGCACAGCCAGCCGGCGGCGCCTGCCGTTGTTCTGGTGGGGGTTGCTGCTTGTGGGATTGCTGGTTCGGCTGCTGTCGTTGCCGGCGGTCGCCCATGCTCAACCGTCTTCGCCCGATCCGCTGGGGCTGACAGCGGCCGAGCGCGGCTTTCTGCAGCAAAACCGCCTGTTCGAGGTGCATGTCGAACCGGATTACATGCCCTTTGCCTATGTTGAGAATGGCCAGGCCAAGGGGTTTGTTGTCGATCTGGCCGATCTGCTGGCCGAACGTCTGGGTATCCGGTTCGTCTATCGCACCGATCACACCTGGGATCAGGCCCTTGAGGCCCTGCGCAATCGGCGTATCGATCTGGTGCTGGCTATGGTCGATACGCCCGAGCGGCGCGACTATGCCCGTTTCACCACAGCGGTGCTGAACACCTATGTCGGACTGGCCACCCGCCGGGACGACCGGCGACCGAAACAGCTGGAGGATTTTGCCGGCCGGCGTTTGGCGGTGGTGGCCGGTTACTGGCATGAGGCGGTGCTGCGCACGCATTATCCCCGCATCGAACTGGTGCGCTATCCCGATCATCTGCGGGGTCTCGAAGCCCTGGCCGCCGGCACGGTGGACGGGCTGCTGTCGACCGACCCGGTACTGACCTTTCATATTCGCCGCCATTACCTGCTCAATCTGGAAAGCCGGCCGCTGGTCGGTGACTGGTTCAAAACAACGCGTGAGGGCATTGGCGTGCGGCGTGACTATCCGCTGCTGGTGTCGGCCCTGCAGAAGGCCCTCGACCGCATTGATGAAACCGAGCTCAACGCTCTGCGGCGCCGCTGGCTGATCGATAACGGCGGCGCAAACGAGGGGGGCTTGCAGCTGACCCTGGCGCAGCGGCGTTATCTGGAGGAACTGGGCGAGATCCGGGTGGCCATTGCTCCGGACTGGATGCCGCTGGAAGGACGCGATGCGCGCGGCCAGCATACCGGCTTTTCCGCCGACTATCTGGCGTTGCTGCAACAGCTGCTGCAGGTGCCACTACGGCTGCTCGACACCCCCAGTTGGGCCGACAGCGTGCAGGCCCTGCGTGATGGTCGCGCCGACTTGCTGCCGCTGGCGGCCGATACCCCTTCGCGGCGCGATGCGCTGATTTTTACCCGTCCTTACCTCGACCTGCCGGTGGTGGTTGCCACCCGCGACGATGCCCTGTTTATTGAGAATGCTCACCAGCTGGTTGGCCGCCGCCTCGGCGCGGTGCGCGGCTATGCCGTGACCGAGCTGTTCCGTCAGCGCTATCCGGCCATCGAGCTGGTAGAACTGGCCTCCCTGGCCGAAGGCATTGACAAGGTGCATCGTGGCGAGCTGTTCGGCCTGGTCGATACGGTGGCGGCCCTGGGGCAGGCCATTGCCCGCCAGGGCTATAAGGATGTCCGCATCTCCGGCCAGCTCGATCTGCAGTTGCATCTGGGCATTGGCGTGCGCAAGGATGCGCCGGCGCTGCGTGATATTCTCGATCGGGCCGTGGCCGAGTTGGGGCCGCGCGAAGGGCCGCGGCTGTACAACAAGTGGGTGGCGGTGAGCTATCGCAGTGGCGTGCGACCGGTGGTGGTGCTGTGCACCGCCCTGGTGGGTGTCCTGGTGACCGGCGTGTTTGTCTACCGCAACCGCCGCCTGCGCCAACTTAATCTGCAATTGGTGCAGGCGCACCTGCTGCTGGAGGAGAAATCGCGCGAGTTGGAACGCCTGTCGGTTACCGACCGGCTGACCGGGCTGTATAATCGCCTGAAGATCGAGGAAACCTTCGATTACGAGTGGCGCCGCGAAAAACGCTACCAGCAACCGCTGTCGCTCATTTTGCTTGACCTTGACCACTTTAAACGTGTCAATGACACCTACGGTCACCAGCAGGGTGACCGGGTGCTCTGTGCCGTGGCGGCGGTGCTGCGGGGCCGGGCGCGGGAATCCGATCTGGTCGGTCGCTGGGGCGGCGAGGAGTACATGATCATCTGCCCCGGAACCAGTCTCGACGAGGCCCGTTTTCTGGCGCTGTCCCTGTGCCGCGCCATTGCCGGCCTCGACCTGGCGCCCCTGCCGCCCCAGACTGCCAGCTTCGGTGTTGCCACGGTGCATCCGGGTGATGAGCAGGGCGAGGTGTTCCGGCGGGCCGACCGGGCGCTGTACCGGGCCAAGGAGCACGGCCGCAACTGTGTGGTGGCTGAATATGAATAGTTGCAACTCCGGGTGCCAGCGGCGCCACCAGCGGAATTGAACGGTGGCATGGATCTGCATCTGACCATCCTTGGCAGTGGCACCAGTACCGGGGTGCCGGTGATCGGCTGCCGCTGTGCCGTCTGCCGTTCGGGCGATGCCCGCAACCAGCGCAGCCGCTGCAGCGCCCTGCTGGGCTGGGACGGCCATCAGGTTCTGATCGACAGCGGCCCGGATCTGCGCCAGCAGGCCCTGCGCAGCGCCCTGACGGCGGTGGATGCGGTGCTTTATACCCACGCCCACGCCGACCATATCCACGGCATTGACGATCTGCGCATGTTCAACGCCCTGTCGGGCCGGCCGATTCCGATCTACGGCAGCGCTGCGGTGCTGCAGCGCTTGCGCCGCAGTTTCCCCTATATTTTCGGCGACGAGGCCCGCGCCGGCTTTTCGCCCCAGCTGCTGCCGCAGCCGGTGGAGGGCCCGTTTCACCTGTTTGGCCGCCTGGTGGTGCCGCTGGTGCTGCCCCATGGCCAGGGCGAGGTGCTGGGTTACCGCATCGGCCCGTTGGCCTATCTGACCGATTGCAGTGCCGTGCCGGAGGCGGCCCTGGCCTGTTTGCAGGGGCTGGAACTGCTGGTTATCGGCGGGTTGCGTTTTCGGCCCCATGCCAGCCATCTGACCGTCAGTCAGGCCCTGGCCGTGATTGAGCGGTTGCGGCCGCGCCAGGCGCTGCTGACCCATTTGAGCCACGATGTGGACGCCACACGCCATGCCGGATTGCTGCCAGCCGGAGTGGCCTTTGCCTACGATGGCCTGCAGCTGCGTCTGCCGGCGGGAGACGAACCCTCAAGTGATGCACCAGGAACTGCGCCTGCACGGCCATATCGATGACGCGGTGGAGTATTTCGTCACCGTGGCCGGCCGCGATGCCCAGCGCTTCCATTTCTACGAGCGCAGTGGCGACGGCCTGCGCATCTTCGCGCCGGGCAACGAGATTCGGCTCGACGCCACCGGTCTGACCCACTGGGGTAACGGCGGCAGCTTCTGTGCCTACATGCACGGCGTTGAACAGCCGCTGGCCGATCTGCTGAAGAAGGATGTCTGCAACCGACTGGTGCTGTTCGGTGCCCGCTACCGGGACAACGGTGAGTTGCAATTCAGCAGCGATACCGGCGGGCGTATTCCCTATGACAGCATCTTCGAAGAGGGGCATGCCATCAGCAACTGCTTCTTCTTTGTCACCGGCTCGGTGTATGGCGCCCTGGCCACCCAGCAGGAAGGCCTGCTGTGCCTGCTGGGCAAGATTCTCAAGCGCACGGCGCGGGTGGCCGAAAGTGATGATGCCCGTCTGGTTGACGAGCTGTTCGGTCTGCTGGGCCACAAGAGCTACTTCTACCTGCTGCGGCTGATCCACAAAAAACATCTGGCCTACCAGGAGCTGTTCCGCGATCTGTATTTCCGTTACCGCGCCATCCCCGATGGCGAGTTCGAGCGTCTGCGGGCGCTGGCCCAGCGGCTTGACATCAGCCAGAGCCAGCAGCGCCGCATCCGTATCGCGGTGATGTACAGCCATCGCGATAACCGTCCGGTGGTCGATGAATACCGCGACATTCTGGTGGACTGCCATTTGCGTGGCGCCATCAGCCGGCAGGAGAACGCCCGGCTGACGCGGCTGAAAACCCTGGCGACGCGCAATAAGATTCCCCCCGCCCTGTTTGAACCCCTCGATCGGCATCTGCGCTACGACAAACTGGTTGACCAGGAGCAGGACTACATCGCCGCCACCCGCGAGATTCTGTCCGGCCTGCTGCAGGACAACCCGCGTCTGAGCGCCGTCATCACCCGGGAGGATCTGGTGCGGCTGCTGCACAGCAAGCGTCAGGCCCTGCTCAACCGCGACTACCTGTTTGACCAGATCGTGCTCGAAACCAGCCGCATCTGCGATGAGCGGGTTCATGGCGGCGCCGATATCGCCCTGGCTGAACGGTTGCGCGGCATTCTCGACGCCTTCGATCATTTCGAACGCTGCCTGAAGGAAATCAACAATCTGGCCTTCATGGTGACGGTGCGCATCCAGGAGACCATGCTGACCGAGCTGCAGCGCAGCTACCGCCAGTTCGAACGGCTGCAGCCTGGTCTGTTCGAGGAACTGCTGCTGAGCGATGTGCTGTGCAACCGCTTTCTCGGCAGCTATGGCCGGCGCAAGCTGCTCTGTTTGCGCGAGGCCCTGCGTGCCGGCATGGCGCGAGCGGTCCTGTTGACCCAGCTGCAGCAGATCACCGACGAGGAACGGCTGCACGGTCAGCTGCTGCACCTGCTCAAGCAGCTGTTGCAGGCCGACTATGTCAGCGACCTGCAGGGCGCGGCGGTGGAGCTGCTGCGCCAGCAGGTGCTGGCGGCGGTTGATCTGGTGACGGCCGAGCAGCGGGCCTGCGCCGAGCGTCTGTTCCGTCAGCTGCTGGTGCAGCTGGAAACCGAGCGCTACTATCTGCAGCAGCTGCTGCCGCGGATTCTGCGTCAGCGCCTGGCCGAGCTGCGCGAGGATTTTCTGCTCAATTCGGGACTTGACCGTTTCTATGTCGAGGAGCTGGAAAACGCCTATGTGGCACGGACCGGCCTGGCCACCGAGGTTCTTGAACAACTGCGCCGC includes these proteins:
- a CDS encoding ABC transporter permease, translating into MRPWFAVSLIAFGRDLRLGLAQLRLHGLRSLLTMLGMVFGVASVVAMLAVGQGAAHEALEQIRQFGSEVLVAESVKEVAQEKKRQSASFLSVYGLTYADADRLRHNLPHLLRLVPVKQQREQAQKDGRLLEVRLVGTTPDWFDLVPRPLLAGRTLRPLDEQYRKPVAVVTEEVARQLLPLQVPVGQRLRIGSNYYEVVGVLRSSAAGQGGARAPDQPRDVYIPLASFRQNLGDVYLRRVAGTSVRERVELHQLLLQMDSEQVVEATAAALDGLFQRFHRRQDVVLHVPLTLLRQAEQTQRTFNLVLGAIAGISLLVGGIGIMNIMLASVTERTREIGIRRAIGARRRQIARQFLAETLVLSGCGGLLGLLLGLLLPWLISRLTGLTTLVTPASLLLALAISMAVGLVFGLYPALRAARLDPIVALRHE
- a CDS encoding TIGR04442 family protein — its product is MHQELRLHGHIDDAVEYFVTVAGRDAQRFHFYERSGDGLRIFAPGNEIRLDATGLTHWGNGGSFCAYMHGVEQPLADLLKKDVCNRLVLFGARYRDNGELQFSSDTGGRIPYDSIFEEGHAISNCFFFVTGSVYGALATQQEGLLCLLGKILKRTARVAESDDARLVDELFGLLGHKSYFYLLRLIHKKHLAYQELFRDLYFRYRAIPDGEFERLRALAQRLDISQSQQRRIRIAVMYSHRDNRPVVDEYRDILVDCHLRGAISRQENARLTRLKTLATRNKIPPALFEPLDRHLRYDKLVDQEQDYIAATREILSGLLQDNPRLSAVITREDLVRLLHSKRQALLNRDYLFDQIVLETSRICDERVHGGADIALAERLRGILDAFDHFERCLKEINNLAFMVTVRIQETMLTELQRSYRQFERLQPGLFEELLLSDVLCNRFLGSYGRRKLLCLREALRAGMARAVLLTQLQQITDEERLHGQLLHLLKQLLQADYVSDLQGAAVELLRQQVLAAVDLVTAEQRACAERLFRQLLVQLETERYYLQQLLPRILRQRLAELREDFLLNSGLDRFYVEELENAYVARTGLATEVLEQLRRQAAEIA
- a CDS encoding diguanylate cyclase yields the protein MAAIPLFCIESTASRRRLPLFWWGLLLVGLLVRLLSLPAVAHAQPSSPDPLGLTAAERGFLQQNRLFEVHVEPDYMPFAYVENGQAKGFVVDLADLLAERLGIRFVYRTDHTWDQALEALRNRRIDLVLAMVDTPERRDYARFTTAVLNTYVGLATRRDDRRPKQLEDFAGRRLAVVAGYWHEAVLRTHYPRIELVRYPDHLRGLEALAAGTVDGLLSTDPVLTFHIRRHYLLNLESRPLVGDWFKTTREGIGVRRDYPLLVSALQKALDRIDETELNALRRRWLIDNGGANEGGLQLTLAQRRYLEELGEIRVAIAPDWMPLEGRDARGQHTGFSADYLALLQQLLQVPLRLLDTPSWADSVQALRDGRADLLPLAADTPSRRDALIFTRPYLDLPVVVATRDDALFIENAHQLVGRRLGAVRGYAVTELFRQRYPAIELVELASLAEGIDKVHRGELFGLVDTVAALGQAIARQGYKDVRISGQLDLQLHLGIGVRKDAPALRDILDRAVAELGPREGPRLYNKWVAVSYRSGVRPVVVLCTALVGVLVTGVFVYRNRRLRQLNLQLVQAHLLLEEKSRELERLSVTDRLTGLYNRLKIEETFDYEWRREKRYQQPLSLILLDLDHFKRVNDTYGHQQGDRVLCAVAAVLRGRARESDLVGRWGGEEYMIICPGTSLDEARFLALSLCRAIAGLDLAPLPPQTASFGVATVHPGDEQGEVFRRADRALYRAKEHGRNCVVAEYE
- a CDS encoding ABC transporter ATP-binding protein; the encoded protein is MTALLQLRHACRSYRTHAGAVAALVDIDLTIAAGQSWAVMGASGSGKSTLLNILGALDRLDSGSYELDGVPLTRLDDDALSDLRLRRFGFIFQSFHLIAQLDVLENIALPLFYRQTAPDLARQRAHQLADQVGLADRLHHRPAQLSGGQQQRVAIARALANDPAVILADEPTGNLDSATGEQIMDLLLALPPQGKALIMVTHNDALARHCSHRLWLKDGRVARLES
- a CDS encoding GPMC system MBL fold metallohydrolase, translated to MDLHLTILGSGTSTGVPVIGCRCAVCRSGDARNQRSRCSALLGWDGHQVLIDSGPDLRQQALRSALTAVDAVLYTHAHADHIHGIDDLRMFNALSGRPIPIYGSAAVLQRLRRSFPYIFGDEARAGFSPQLLPQPVEGPFHLFGRLVVPLVLPHGQGEVLGYRIGPLAYLTDCSAVPEAALACLQGLELLVIGGLRFRPHASHLTVSQALAVIERLRPRQALLTHLSHDVDATRHAGLLPAGVAFAYDGLQLRLPAGDEPSSDAPGTAPARPYR
- a CDS encoding YgiQ family radical SAM protein, with translation MNRPPPTAAAARQAFLPVCRADMAARGWDQLDVLLVSGDAYVDHPAFGVPLLGRLLEARGYRVGILAQPDWRDPAAFTVMGRPRLCVALSAGAMDSLVNHYTAAGKKRRDDAYTPGGRAGARPNRALIAYTAAARAAFRQLPVLIGGIEASLRRLAHYDYWSDSVRRSLLIDSKADLLLYGMAENALLAVVEGLAAGATLTELRQLPGCAWVSSAPLAGVQLPSYEQVASDREAYGRAFALASRNAAALLVQPHGDRFVVVNPPAPPLTPAQLDALYALPFCRRPHPGYTEPIPAFEQIRWSITSHRGCQGGCAFCAIACHQGRRVLSRSSASILAEADQLRRDPAFRGTLSDVGGPTANMYGTTLRDARRCERCQRDSCLHPQLCDNLICDDGPAVALLRQLRRLEGVRHVFIASGVRFDLLERQSGYRQELFEHHIGGLLKVAPEALSDRVLQVMRKPPLRQFEAFVAAFRQHQRASGRRVGLVPYLMAGHPGCTLDDMIDTALVLKRLGLRVEQVQEFTPTPGTLATCIYHTGRDPLTGAAVFVERSARRRRLHKAVLLYHRPEEQAAIREALCLCGRQADGARLLGSAAPAGGCRDAAPAAAASDRAGRAGTPAGRGRRRTPRR